In Myxocyprinus asiaticus isolate MX2 ecotype Aquarium Trade chromosome 3, UBuf_Myxa_2, whole genome shotgun sequence, the following proteins share a genomic window:
- the LOC127423471 gene encoding 4-hydroxyphenylpyruvate dioxygenase-like has translation MTLTSGSALTCVCLLDKRGVLSVVQSAQHIKQLVFVDEGSFDDQKPIKSFSMTTYTDKGEKPERGKFVRFHHVTFWVGNAKQAAVFYCDKFGFEPMAYRGLETGSRGVVSHAIREDKIIFVFESALNPGNEEMGEHLVKHGDGVKDVAFQVEDCDFLVKKAKERGAVIVKEPWVEQDSGGKVKYAVIQTYGDTTHTFIEYMGPYKGLFLPGYHEPLFKDPLLPKLPPGLLNYIDHIVGNQPNDKMVPVSDWYQKCLMFHRFWSIDDKQIHTEYSALRSIVVTNYEETIKMPINEPAPGKKISQIQEYVDYNGGPGVQHIALNTSDIIQAIVNLRARGMEFLSTPDTYYDSLRQKLKTAKIKVKEDLKTLQELKILVDFDDKGYLLQIFTKPVQDRPTLFLEVIQRNNHFGFGAGNFKSLFEAIEKDQDARGNLTVLTSDSAGVPKAIY, from the exons ATGACCCTCACCTCTGGAAGTGCTCTGacgtgtgtgtgtcttttggacAAAAGGGGTGTTTTATCTGTCGTCCAATCAGCACAGCACATAAAACAGCTGGTATTTGTGGATGAGGGTTCTTTTGATGATCAGAAACCCATCAAGAGCTTCAGCATG ACAACCTATACTGACAAAGGAGAGAAG CCCGAGAGAGGGAAATTTGTCAGATTTCACCATGTGACATTCTGGGTGGGCAATGCCAAACAG GCTGCAGTGTTCTACTGTGATAAGTTTGGCTTCGAGCCAATGGCGTATAGAGGACTGGAGACGGGCAGTCGAGGGGTGGTGTCGCACGCCATTAGAGAGGACAAG ATAATATTTGTGTTCGAGTCTGCCCTGAATCCTGGAAATGAGG AAATGGGTGAACATCTTGTAAAACATGGTGACGGTGTGAAGGACGTAGCATTTCAGGTGGAAGACTGTGACTTTTTAGTGAAG AAAGCCAAAGAGAGAGGAGCGGTGATCGTCAAAGAGCCCTGGGTGGAGCAAGACTCTGGCGGGAAAGTCAAATATGCCGTAATTCAAACA TATGGGGACACGACACACACATTTATTGAGTACATGGGGCCGTATAAAGGTCTGTTTCTGCCTGGATATCACGAGCCACTCTTCAAAGACCCTCTGTTACCAAAACT GCCACCAGGACTCTTAAATTATATTGATCACATTGTGGGAAACCAGCCAAACGATAAAATGGTGCCAGTATCGGACTG GTATCAGAAGTGTCTGATGTTTCACAGGTTCTGGTCCATCGACGATAAGCAGATTCACACAGAGTACAGCGCTCTCCGGTCCATCGTGGTTACAAATTATGAGGAAACCATTAAGATGCCCATCAATGAACCAGCACCGGGAAAAAAGATATCACAAATCCAG GAGTATGTCGACTACAACGGAGGGCCAGGAGTTCAACATATAGCCCTCAACACATCAGACATCATTCAAGCG ATTGTGAACCTCAGAGCTCGAGGAATGGAGTTCCTGTCCACTCCTGATACCTACTATGACTCTCTACGACAGAAACTCAAGACAGCGAAGATCAAAGTGAAGGAAGACCTCAAAACACTGCAG GAGTTAAAAATCTTAGTGGATTTTGACGATAAGGGCTACCTGCTCCAGATCTTCACCAAACCTGTGCAGGACAGACCCACGCTCTTTCTGGAGGTGATCCAGAGGAACAATCACTTT